The proteins below come from a single Etheostoma spectabile isolate EspeVRDwgs_2016 chromosome 4, UIUC_Espe_1.0, whole genome shotgun sequence genomic window:
- the LOC116687763 gene encoding immunoglobulin-like and fibronectin type III domain-containing protein 1 — protein MTSKTNQDPKANVAIKKRSRVPGVLITQYVEELPVGKSTPDFTRKPMSVTAQEGKKGVFKAMVSGEPAPTVTWGRNKGEVDDPQIYNTRYDERAQEHILEILKIKPDHADTYKCIATNEYGMAVCTVALKIIEVGLKKKGQTANGNEPPQDFRKMLKKTVVVTRKKKLPPKTEGEIDPKLLELLINAPKKDYEKICADFGVFDFRWLLKRLNQLKKERADEQAKVVEQLENVKQIEVKPDGRAEFSLDMKLQDPDSAINLYKDGEFVPYGDDENAKHSLKKTGTKYVFTIKDPQPEDAGFYQLDVEDANVLATDFQVPDVGFIAKIKDVKVFESEDAIFQCVLSSPLNRITWSKEDSSLEHGDKYEITVSEDKLIHTLRVKDCKMADDGAYYAIVGITNSNASLKVEADPNGKGRKNTQTGNQDDLIKLALEQQAKLQKQKDSLDAATGAQSEKDAGDGRDGSGDGTGGKSGGDEDNGDGTNKNLLTDGDDGNKRDGADDEKNKRVRTGPLVPDTVIGCGVQFVSGLSDTVANVGERAELSCKLSSETSEGRWYKDGKLLTNEDGVTIIKDGAFHRLVIDCCKKDDAAVYRFEAEGRKSEATLRIQDPPKIDADALGKFTKPVIIKAGENAEWKLPFSGGAPMTIQWYKDDDELLPALNVKIETSATESKLRLVKCQRKDGGEVRIKIKNEFGTTEAISKLIVLDKPTPPQGPVDIIESAVTSVEFKWKPPKDEGGCPVTNYIIDRQQVGRNKWSNLGEIPGSTPSYKDSDVNPGRRYCYRIRAKNSEGISDYLQSEDIPAGVLRYPGSPTAPKVVSAFKDCINLTWCPPCDTGGSKIVGYNLEKNKKGTNYWSLVNQGGPITDLKFAVKDVIEGAMYEFRVSAINLSGAGHPSLPCDTVIARDPMKPPGKVTDLKLTSSNYTTFSLAWTKPKEMKGVEDEAQGYYVEIRPIENLEWTRCNAIPITLTSYNVPGLKAMATYWVRVIATNYGGDGEPQGFDNYIIAMPPPVKPKFKDRKMKTFVVVRSGNTVRLNINFEASPFPQISWLKDGIPVSKHVTITNSDNGSQLLIPTSERSDSGIYTITVKNIVGQASINIEIRVTDDPKPPGPVELEQNIPGTVTLSWTPSPDEKRDDRLHYMVSKRDSFKHTWRIVADNLFNNKFTVINILPGREYNFRVCAKNDMGPSPPSESPVFGTKKEKGKFKVNMPETKSFDFQSPPSFIVPLKRRTAPQGYECYISCAVKGDPAPRVTWYHNNISLNTNTNYHITNVCGVCSLLILRVGPTDDGEYKVVIENKLGTSESSMTLNVRE, from the exons ATGACTTCAAAAACAAACCAAGACCCAAAAGCCAATG TGGCTATCAAGAAAAGGTCCAGAGTTCCCGGGGTATTGATCACTCAGTATGTTGAGGAACTACCTGTAGGAAAGTCAACACCTGACTTCACTCGGAAACCAATGTCTGTGACTGCTCAAGAGG gtaaaaaaggAGTTTTCAAAGCTATGGTTAGTGGAGAGCCCGCACCAACTGTAACATGGGGGCGTAATAAGGGCGAAGTTGATGACCCACAAATATACAACACCAGATATGATGAAAGAGCTCAGGAGCACATTCTTGAG ATACTCAAGATCAAACCAGATCACGCTGACACCTACAAATGCATCGCCACCAATGAGTACGGAATGGCTGTCTGCACTGTAGCTCTCAAAATTATTgaag tTGGCCTTAAGAAGAAAGGCCAGACAG CAAATGGAAATGAACCACCACAAGATTTCAGAAAAATGCTAAAGAAAAC tgttgttgtcaccagaaaaaaaaaactcccaccCAAAACAGAAGGAGAAATCGATCCTAAGCTCTTGGAACTGCTCATCAATGCACCAAAGAAGGACTATGAAAAAATCTGTGCagactttggtgtttttgaCTTTCGCTGGTTGCTGAAGAGACTCAACCAGTTGAAAAAGGAAAGGGCAGATGAGCAGGCGAAG gTTGTAGAGCAATTGGAAAATGTGAAACAAATAGAAGTAAAACCCGATGGGAGAGCTGAATTCAGCCTCGACATGAAACTACAGGATCCCGACAGTGCCATTAACCTATACAAG GATGGGGAATTCGTTCCTTATGGGGATGATGAAAATGCAAAGCATAGCCTTAAGAAAACCGGGACAAAGTATGTTTTCACCATCAAAGATCCTCAGCCAGAAGATGCTGGATTTTACCAGCTTGATGTTGAAGACGCAAATGTACTTGCAACTGACTTCCAAG TGCCTGATGTGGGCTTCATAGCCAAGATTAAGGATGTGAAGGTCTTTGAAAGTGAAGACGCCATCTTTCAGTGCGTCTTGTCATCACCCCTCAACAGAATTACCTGGTCAAAAGAGGATTCTTCACTTGAACATGGGGACAAATATGAGATCACTGTCTCAGAAGACAAGCTAATTCACACATTGAGAGTTAAAGACTGTAAAATGGCAGATGATGGGGCATATTATGCCATTGTTGGAATAACAAACAGCAATGCCTCTCTCAAAGTGGAAG CTGATCCAAATGGTAAAGGCCGCAAGAACACCCAAACTGGGAATCAAGATGACCTGATTAAACTAGCATTGGAACAGCAGGCCAAgctacaaaaacagaaagacagcTTGGATGCAGCCACAGGAGCACAGTCTGAAAAGGATGCGGGAGATGGAAGAGATGGTTCTGGTGATGGGACTGGTGGCAAGAGTGGTGGAGACGAGGATAATGGAGACGGCACGAATAAGAACCTCCTGACAGATGGagatgatggaaataaaagagATGGTGCAGACGATGAGAAAAATAAGCGAGTTAGAACTGGCCCTTTGGTTCCTGACACAGTTATAG GTTGTGGTGTTCAGTTTGTCAGTGGGCTGTCAGATACTGTTGCTAATGTTGGTGAACGGGCAGAGCTGTCTTGCAAATTAAGCAGTGAGACCTCTGAGGGACGTTGGTATAAAGATGGGAAGCTG CTAACCAATGAGGATGGGGTAACAATTATCAAAGATGGAGCCTTTCACAGGTTGGTAATTGATTGCTGTAAAAAAGATGATGCAGCTGTGTACCGCTTTGAAGCTGAAGGCCGTAAATCAGAAGCAACACTTCGTATTCAAG ATCCACCAAAAATTGACGCTGATGCACTAGGAAAATTCACAAAGCCAGTCATTATAAAGGCAGGTGAAAATGCCGAATGGAAGCTGCCATTCTCAGGTGGGGCACCGATGACGATACAGTGGTACAAGGATGATGACGAGCTTTTGCCCGCTCTAAATGTGAAGATTGAAACATCAGCGACTGAAAGCAAACTACGCCTTGTTAAGTGTCAAAGAAAAGATGGTGGAGAGgtcagaataaaaataaaaaacgaaTTTGGTACAACTGAAGCAATTTCCAAACTTATCGTACTGG ACAAGCCCACACCACCACAAGGACCTGTGGACATAATAGAAAGTGCTGTAACATCTGTTGAGTTCAAATGGAAACCACCAAAAGACGAGGGCGGATGCCCGGTCACAAACTATATCATTGACCGCCAACAAGTTGGGCGCAATAAATGGTCAAATCTCGGTGAGATCCCCGGCAGCACCCCAAGTTACAAAGATTCAGATGTGAACCCTGGAAGGAGATACTGCTACAGGATCAGAGCCAAGAACTCAGAAGGCATCAGTGACTACCTGCAGTCAGAGGACATACCAGCTGGCGTATTAC GTTATCCTGGATCCCCAACAGCACCAAAAGTGGTCAGTGCCTTTAAAGACTGCATCAACCTGACATGGTGTCCCCCCTGTGACACTGGAGGAAGCAAAATAGTGGGATACAATTTAGAAAAGAACAAGAAAGGCACAAATTACTGGAGCCTTGTAAACCAAGGAGGGCCTATTACAG ATTTAAAGTTTGCAGTGAAAGATGTTATTGAGGGAGCAATGTATGAATTTAGGGTGTCTGCTATCAACTTATCTGGTGCTGGACATCCTAGTCTTCCATGTGACACAGTAATCGCAAGAGATCCAATGA AACCCCCAGGCAAAGTCACAGACCTAAAGTTAACATCTTCCAATTACACCACATTTTCACTGGCTTGGACGAAACctaaagaaatgaaaggagTAGAGGATGAAGCCCAAGGCTACTACGTGGAGATCAGACCAATAGAAAACCTTGAATGGACCCGTTGTAATGCCATCCCAATTACTCTAACATCCTATAATGTGCCTGGCTTAAAGGCAATGGCCACCTACTGGGTGAGAGTAATTGCCACTAATTATGGAGGTGATGGAGAACCTCAAGGCTTTGACAATTACATCATTGCCATGCCTCCTCCTG TCAAGCCAAAGTTTAAAGACCGCAAAATGAAGACCTTTGTGGTGGTACGATCTGGAAACACAGTCCGTCTGAACATCAACTTTGAG GCCTCCCCATTTCCACAAATCTCTTGGCTAAAAGATGGTATTCCAGTGTCCAAACATGTAACTATTACCAACTCGGATAACGGCTCTCAACTGTTAATCCCCACATCTGAGCGGTCCGACAGCGGCATCTACACCATTACTGTCAAGAACATCGTCGGCCAGGCGAgcatcaatattgaaatcagaGTAACAG ATGATCCCAAGCCTCCAGGTCCAGTGGAGCTGGAACAGAACATCCCAGGAACAGTGACTCTGTCCTGGACTCCCTCTCCAGACGAGAAGAGGGATGACAGACTACACTACATGGTATCCAAGCGGGACTCTTTCAAACATACTTGGAGGATAGTGGCGGACAACCTCTTCAACAATAAGTTCACCGTTATCAATATTTTGCCCGGACGGGAGTATAACTTTAGGGTatgtgctaaaaatgacatgggtCCTTCACCACCTTCTGAATCACCTGTGTTTGGaaccaaaaaggaaaaag gAAAGTTCAAAGTAAACATGCCAGAGACAAAATCCTTTGATTTTCAGTCACCTCCGTCATTTATCGTTCCCCTGAAGAGGCGCACAGCTCCACAAGGTTACGAGTGCTACATTAGCTGCGCAGTAAAGGGTGATCCAGCTCCACGTGTGACATGGTACCACAACAACATCAGCCTGAACACCAACACCAACTACCACATCACCAACGTATGTGGAGTCTGCTCCTTGCTCATTCTAAGAGTTGGACCCACAGATGATGGGGAGTACAAAGTCGTCATTGAGAACAAACTGGGGACCTCCGAATCCTCAATGACACTGAATGTCAGAG AGTGA